Proteins co-encoded in one Chloroflexota bacterium genomic window:
- a CDS encoding DUF1761 domain-containing protein encodes MWTAEINYAAMIVAALVPLAVGFNWYSLRVFGKAWMRLIGKTQEQIEAEGNMVRALVVSNVGALVTSYLLAQIVAFTGAEGFGEGFVIGIWGAIGLVATAFASSYVYENRPRSLYLINVGYHVVTLPIMAGILSVWS; translated from the coding sequence GTGTGGACGGCTGAGATCAACTACGCGGCAATGATCGTGGCGGCCCTTGTGCCGCTCGCGGTCGGCTTCAACTGGTATTCCCTGCGGGTGTTCGGCAAGGCGTGGATGCGCCTGATCGGCAAGACCCAGGAGCAGATCGAGGCCGAGGGGAACATGGTGCGGGCGCTGGTGGTGAGCAACGTCGGCGCGCTCGTGACCTCATATCTGCTCGCGCAGATCGTGGCCTTCACCGGCGCGGAAGGATTCGGCGAGGGCTTCGTGATCGGCATCTGGGGCGCGATTGGTCTCGTGGCCACGGCCTTCGCCTCATCCTACGTCTACGAGAACCGGCCCCGGTCGCTCTACCTGATCAACGTGGGCTACCACGTGGTGACGCTGCCGATCATGGCGGGCATTCTGAGCGTTTGGAGCTAG
- the rfbD gene encoding dTDP-4-dehydrorhamnose reductase, with translation MSGRDDAARTLITGGGGQLASYLAQQLPAGSTVALPRAELDITDAPAVERAFTEHAPAVVINTAAYNHVDQAETEFARAFDVNAQGPLNLARACAAANATLVHVSTDYVFGGQAAREPLPEDALPAPLSVYGSSKLAGEHLVRGTGVRHLIVRTCGLYGSRGSAVKGGNFVRTMLRLAREGRDLHVVNDQHCTPSYARDVAEGIIGLIEANARGTFHVVNSGSCTWFEFAEEIFAAAGLAPSLTPITTAEYPTPARRPPYSVLATDRMVAVRGHPLRDWRAAVRAYLAELGELADFAE, from the coding sequence ATGAGCGGTCGTGACGACGCCGCGCGCACTCTGATCACCGGCGGCGGTGGGCAGCTAGCCAGCTATTTGGCCCAGCAGTTGCCGGCCGGCTCAACCGTTGCGCTGCCGCGCGCCGAACTGGACATTACCGACGCCCCGGCGGTTGAACGTGCGTTCACAGAACACGCGCCGGCGGTCGTCATCAACACCGCCGCGTACAACCACGTGGACCAGGCTGAGACGGAGTTTGCTCGCGCGTTCGACGTCAATGCCCAAGGCCCATTGAACCTGGCACGGGCCTGCGCCGCGGCCAACGCCACGCTGGTCCACGTGAGCACCGACTACGTCTTCGGCGGACAGGCGGCGCGCGAGCCGCTGCCCGAGGACGCCCTGCCGGCGCCCCTGAGCGTCTACGGCTCCTCCAAGCTGGCCGGTGAGCACCTGGTTCGCGGCACGGGCGTCCGACACCTGATCGTGCGCACCTGCGGGCTCTACGGCTCCCGGGGCTCGGCCGTCAAGGGCGGAAACTTCGTGCGCACGATGCTGCGGCTGGCGCGGGAAGGCCGTGACCTCCACGTCGTCAACGATCAGCACTGCACCCCCTCGTATGCGCGGGACGTGGCCGAGGGGATCATCGGACTAATCGAGGCCAACGCCCGGGGAACTTTTCACGTGGTCAACAGCGGGTCCTGCACCTGGTTCGAGTTCGCCGAGGAGATCTTCGCGGCCGCCGGTCTCGCGCCCTCACTGACGCCGATCACGACGGCTGAATACCCCACGCCGGCCAGACGCCCGCCGTATTCGGTGCTGGCCACGGATCGCATGGTGGCCGTGCGCGGACATCCGCTGCGGGACTGGCGCGCCGCCGTCCGCGCCTACCTGGCTGAGTTGGGGGAGTTGGCAGACTTCGCCGAATAG
- the lpdA gene encoding dihydrolipoyl dehydrogenase: MTSSDGRRHVVVIGAGPGGYPAAFRAAKLGFGVTLIDPEALPGGVCLYRGCIPSKALLHAAEVMRAASDADAMGLTFGAPRVDLDRLRAWKDEVVVKQTRGLASLTRARRVRHVQGRARFRDAHSLEVTGETSQVIEFDAAIIATGSSPAAPEGLRSDSPLVMDSTAALAVDEVPATLLVVGGGYIGLELGSVYAALGSQVTLVEMTPGLLPGVDRALVKPLAAHMDAVLREVLLDTRVTALRPAADRVEVELSGPSVEQSRRVFDRVLVAVGRTPNSGDLGLEHTAVEVDAKGFIQTDAQQRTAEPTILAVGDVAGEPMLAHKATHEGHVAAEAIAGEASAFDAQAIPAVVFTDPEIAWCGLTEDEAIARGQEVEVSRFPWLASGRAAMLGGIEGLTQLVVEPRTRLVLGAGIVGRGAGDLIGECVHAIEMGATADDLALSVHPHPTLSETIMEAAALLDDDSPHFMARRRAQR, from the coding sequence GTGACCAGTTCAGACGGACGGCGCCATGTCGTCGTGATTGGCGCCGGACCCGGGGGCTATCCCGCGGCGTTCCGCGCGGCCAAGCTGGGTTTTGGCGTGACGCTGATCGACCCGGAAGCGCTTCCCGGCGGGGTGTGCCTCTATCGCGGCTGCATTCCTTCCAAGGCGCTGCTGCATGCGGCGGAGGTGATGCGGGCGGCGAGCGACGCGGATGCCATGGGGCTGACGTTCGGCGCGCCGCGCGTGGACCTGGACCGCCTGCGCGCGTGGAAGGACGAGGTGGTCGTCAAGCAGACGCGCGGCCTCGCCAGCCTCACGCGGGCGCGTCGAGTGCGACACGTGCAGGGGCGCGCCCGCTTCCGCGACGCCCACTCGCTCGAGGTCACGGGCGAAACGTCGCAAGTCATCGAGTTCGACGCCGCGATCATCGCCACGGGCTCGTCGCCCGCGGCGCCCGAGGGCCTTCGCAGCGACTCGCCGCTCGTCATGGACTCGACCGCCGCACTGGCCGTCGACGAGGTGCCTGCCACGCTGCTGGTCGTTGGCGGCGGCTACATCGGACTCGAGCTGGGATCGGTTTACGCGGCCCTGGGGTCCCAGGTGACGCTGGTCGAAATGACGCCGGGACTATTGCCGGGTGTCGACCGGGCGCTGGTGAAGCCGCTGGCGGCGCACATGGACGCCGTGCTGCGCGAGGTCTTGCTGGACACGCGAGTCACCGCCTTGCGACCGGCGGCGGATCGAGTCGAGGTGGAGCTCAGCGGGCCGTCGGTGGAGCAGTCGCGGCGCGTGTTCGATCGCGTGCTGGTGGCGGTGGGGCGGACGCCCAACAGCGGCGACCTGGGCCTGGAACACACGGCCGTCGAGGTCGATGCCAAGGGGTTTATCCAGACCGATGCGCAGCAACGGACGGCCGAGCCGACGATCCTTGCTGTCGGCGACGTGGCGGGCGAGCCGATGCTGGCGCACAAGGCGACGCACGAGGGTCACGTGGCCGCGGAGGCGATCGCGGGCGAGGCGTCGGCATTCGACGCGCAGGCGATACCCGCGGTGGTCTTCACCGATCCGGAGATTGCCTGGTGCGGTCTGACCGAAGACGAGGCCATCGCGCGCGGCCAGGAGGTGGAGGTCAGCCGCTTCCCGTGGCTGGCCTCGGGACGCGCGGCCATGCTGGGCGGAATCGAGGGGCTGACGCAGCTCGTCGTCGAGCCCCGAACGCGGCTGGTGCTCGGCGCCGGCATCGTCGGACGCGGCGCCGGCGACCTGATCGGCGAGTGCGTCCACGCCATCGAGATGGGGGCCACGGCGGACGACCTGGCCCTGAGCGTCCATCCGCACCCCACGCTCTCCGAAACCATCATGGAAGCCGCGGCGCTGCTGGACGACGACAGCCCGCACTTCATGGCGCGAAGGCGGGCCCAGAGATAG